The Nostoc commune NIES-4072 genome includes a window with the following:
- a CDS encoding AAA family ATPase has product MDSYKNLDIDKILEILDERVLQHTGRHLLKSERVLIKGSWYGRDYKEIASNSGYNADYLHREVARQLWAMLSEVIGDGIPVKKISLKPALLKLAKKNYFKLEVSKLDNNCLVGKTRIYGELPKIGSFYGREREISKLKNQIHVLKRRCIVITGVGGIGKTSLAAKLLEEILLENPNVYKDIVWIKIHSSVDNLFTKLINAFDIEIDNESIENQTLLLLKYFQLHRLLLVVDGFEKLGQIANFEKRLEYEKLFIQLSEGNHENCTIITSQLPLEEVIYATKNLPIDSLRLEGLEERAAMRMLNEKGLWGKECKELIKMHRGNPSELEEASDRIHRLFGGSVKTFFDYRTTVIGQLLQSMLHQQFGQPGLLSDVQREIMIYLAESTSESSPPIQFYNIIEALKKQIGLEVSIAEAIRAIEILEQRSLVETYRKSGKQEVSYSLQPLIRKYILVDPFNLVRRKTSVLQISNSIQE; this is encoded by the coding sequence ATGGACTCGTATAAAAACTTAGACATAGATAAAATACTGGAGATTTTGGATGAGCGAGTACTTCAACATACCGGAAGACATTTACTGAAATCTGAAAGAGTTTTAATTAAAGGGTCTTGGTACGGGAGAGACTATAAGGAGATAGCAAGCAACTCTGGATACAACGCGGACTATTTGCATAGAGAAGTGGCTCGGCAATTATGGGCAATGCTTTCAGAGGTTATTGGTGATGGAATCCCAGTAAAAAAAATATCTTTGAAACCTGCTTTACTTAAACTAGCAAAAAAGAATTATTTTAAGTTAGAAGTCTCCAAGCTAGACAACAATTGTTTAGTTGGCAAGACGAGAATTTATGGAGAATTACCCAAAATAGGATCTTTTTATGGGAGAGAAAGAGAGATTAGTAAATTAAAAAATCAAATTCATGTTTTGAAACGACGCTGCATAGTTATAACTGGAGTTGGAGGAATTGGAAAAACTTCACTAGCGGCTAAATTACTAGAAGAAATACTTTTAGAGAACCCCAATGTCTATAAAGATATAGTTTGGATAAAAATACATTCGTCCGTTGACAATTTGTTTACTAAATTAATTAATGCTTTTGATATAGAAATAGACAATGAATCTATTGAAAATCAAACTTTGCTATTATTAAAATATTTTCAATTACATCGGTTACTACTAGTAGTAGACGGATTTGAAAAACTAGGCCAAATAGCTAATTTTGAGAAAAGATTAGAGTATGAAAAATTATTTATTCAACTTTCAGAGGGGAATCATGAAAACTGTACAATTATAACAAGTCAATTACCTTTGGAAGAAGTTATTTATGCAACAAAAAATCTTCCAATTGACTCTTTACGCCTTGAAGGCTTAGAGGAACGTGCAGCTATGCGAATGCTAAATGAAAAAGGGCTATGGGGGAAAGAATGTAAAGAGTTAATTAAAATGCATCGTGGAAACCCATCAGAGTTAGAAGAAGCATCTGACAGAATTCATCGGCTTTTTGGAGGAAGTGTAAAAACATTCTTTGATTACAGGACTACTGTTATTGGGCAACTCCTTCAATCTATGCTACATCAGCAATTTGGACAGCCGGGACTTTTAAGCGATGTCCAAAGAGAAATAATGATTTATTTAGCAGAGTCAACTTCAGAAAGCTCACCTCCAATTCAGTTTTATAATATTATTGAAGCTTTAAAAAAACAAATAGGATTAGAAGTATCAATTGCGGAAGCTATCAGAGCAATAGAAATTTTAGAACAACGTTCTTTAGTTGAAACTTATAGAAAATCAGGTAAGCAAGAAGTTAGTTATAGTTTACAACCACTTATCAGAAAATACATTTTAGTTGATCCATTTAATTTGGTGCGAAGAAAAACAAGTGTGTTACAAATCAGTAATTCCATCCAGGAGTAA